One region of Pleuronectes platessa chromosome 18, fPlePla1.1, whole genome shotgun sequence genomic DNA includes:
- the LOC128461808 gene encoding uncharacterized protein LOC128461808 isoform X2 yields MQPVMQPVMQPVMEAIKGPVKEPIKGPVKQPVKGPVSPSYKLHCLDCSIIFETLPQYLQHVSQLKHKEMLKKVFKEGSDGDQKAPVKLSLDLHSYLQEALKLNQPVAGASLVVACVSSQVQAEIIYICFACQDCFPESSVRQHMKCNKHVIQTLLYRNPWRLPFAWKNYVESLKVLRAVAWEEERKRGPKQMVVKVLDIPNHIFQSSTPLSYQSAMERLKLHHNLLKKEVPHCETYDKRNGRFPLLGKQFLVTFKQCIIRHHATEMRFPCLLCERRLSGYEFYAHLFSWEHVRNFLDRFHPGSLTSNPDTETLLDLAKQADRIHPTSKVQEIKLDKPIREPCHYNTIISMLASAKRRNGGGKLEPSIIPKKKLFPRETLKKVDAAHVRDNSPKKSRMMEGSDRKTSPKSTDNPENTLKYTSPEPGSGEKKAEGAHKETLTPSDTQSEKSTEAFSQTCPDEVKRAGVETCHWIKQEKIAEIMEEVKKADVEKSQLIKQEKIAEIMEEVKKADVEKSRLITQEKMDEIMEKVKEIKKEIPAELMEIKEENMELSIWEIMEPCQNTDNGDRAETTKNNRKRQNSPSEKSQESKCATEDVEREMEHKRKKLNSHEESPCEESQTVSSRGLNLETTIIQRASGKLSHKSTNDKVSSYENHQQGLQLWQYVKMNNREPIVGLNALLECVCDRHEPIYLCKCCSRKFPEPSIITHVTGLDHQRMYLLGTQEIQPPTKKRQKRKMRSLAASFEQDKGYGEAQVISLDEDVFERISKQSFYSAMETIKALLAVLAQQDKRHEPTLAPALPAAQPEPASVTVHAELEFYSVKDTIQVIDMDIESEDSGTKPSSVTAPMSVMTESTQDASSPHVSKSGTNTARLHWDSTRNNSVDKIARNTIMERLKSLTSSKVVGKLHTATTLDSTTTTATKSTTTITKSTSISSKCTPDYTKPIATVRNPTAAASSCTRAPTTLGETTYKCAAAKSGPTATTTKPTTATVCTVNPSKYTAASPTLMGSTSTSNISISRTVSTTKSTMLTKPMEGTPGAATKAIMTSCRPLPAFQGRSTVLQKNTFLPALPPKFTVTPQTTVTNAAAATLTQTSLQFENIKTSTKTVQTKNSMSNVDAAPHIHKSIAPGTPTEPSQAFTNKGNKNPPRLGLDEVITVTSGSKKQIYCQLCSVRLNESSHLTSKSHVYQCVKKKYSGFLSDMLESPNNWAMVVANLAELERKCGNRRGQTIEVTDDVYNELRDRLDAKTAIERLKTMLHQAPPPFPDDAPESLRPKLALPSSLIDTPQDEKPELLTNQQPQQENTCIPVQVQEEPGRAYPCAAYSESACTFAQTPHTHQGTLENRQLPQERSDPDTGKTPPVMSSSPAQSSSAPVNTEQQDASRPSVKVEHVPTPEPEQHSASVVLPSLSVERNQGCSFSTTIVNARQKDSEPIIGLDNVWECRGISGHLFFLCESCEETLSIHHIFQHLVNMDHMLKYMWRSYPHFMLQFWPLKDLAQEIKFKILNDVVAKLSKRDFFYKVNERRVLLEAELFERMRTAPFSEAFQTVTRIMKEEESSVLSLPVSTQQQSDKYLLTRKRPADSSVEALVTADPQLEDPLPTKRTRSSLAPHSQPISEPAHKYTVNPAATFTPVSVEEKETGPACDKERTVKGSMLDDLIKLVLQKKSENQLSPCGSAPGHADATTSTSERGVEGKWASRFEQAEVKMEEKESQWVSQYSWLEASLKDIPRSVESSEGMYPTAPCVDIKYEQQHVIPKVLCDNSLSPRGHSPRGHLLSSAAVGTTLPSIGTAPPDELRHQTSADAHMFVNVSKLRPHLTHVAANLNTGQVSQLQSNTTADTSSVYTIKPIITARSDHTNQPPIGGYQKQDHTEVKREIQNAHSLSTDQTTNPSITPAAPGGYGHCVSENVAVCATPENLSVYPPGLYQHEGLYPGQNNPEQQSVQVRFPKFGNFFAAPPLPGRLSLDMHQQQQQQQQQQQQKQQQQQQQKQQHQQQQQQQQQQQQQQQQQQQQQQQQQQHQQQQQHQQQQFAEAWQKQQQQQQQQQKFAEAWQKQQQQQQQKHQQQHQQHQQQQHQQQQQRQCSSLTSATWSAGVGNVTNEAVNFGAAPFTLLSNNSQRPADLTASSPSGVAPGQSISDMMPRYFYQVYNRPPAFQYPPPSQQ; encoded by the exons atgcagccagtcatgcagccagtcatgcagccagtcatgGAGGCTATCAAGGGACCAGTCAAGGAACCAATCAAGGGGCCAGTCAAGCAGCCAGTCAAGGGGCCAGTCTCGCCATCGTACAAACTACACTGTCTG GACTGCAGCATCATCTTTGAAACTTTACCTCAGTATCTGCAACATGTGTCACAATTGAAACACAAAGAG ATGTTGAAGAAAGTCTTTAAAGAAG GTTCTGATGGAGACCAAAAAG CACCTGTAAAATTGAGCCTGGACTTGCACAGTTACCTCCAAGAGGCCTTGAAGCTGAATCAGCCAGTTGCTG GTGCATCCCTGGTTGTGGCATGTGTGAGCTCTCAGGTTCAGGcagaaattatttatatttgcttTGCCTGTCAGGACTGTTTCCCCGAGTCTTCAGTCAGGCAACACATGAAGTGTAACAAACATGTCATACAAACATTG CTGTACCGGAATCCCTGGAGGCTCCCTTTTGCCTGGAAGAACTATGTGGAAAGCCTGAAAGTCTTGAGGGCAGTGGcgtgggaagaggagaggaaaagaggaccAAAGCAGATGGTGGTGAAG GTCCTTGATATTCCAAACCATATATTTCAGAGCTCCACCCCACTTAGTTACCAGAGCG CGATGGAGAGACTAAAATTACACCACAATCTCTTAAAGAAGGAAG TCCCACACTGTGAAACGTACGACAAACGAAACGGGAGGTTTCCTCTTCTCG GCAAACAGTTCCTGGTGACGTTCAAGCAGTGTATCATACGGCACCACGCAACGGAAATGAGATTTCCTTGTTTACTCTGTGAGAGGAGACTGTCTGGTTATGAGTTTTATGCTCATTTGTTCAGCTGGGAACACGTTAGAAATTTTCTG gacCGTTTCCACCCAGGCTCGCTGACTTCAAACCCTGACACTGAGACCTTACTGGACTTGGCAAAACAGGCAGACCGTATTCACCCCACATCTAAAGTACAG GAAATAAAGTTGGATAAGCCCATCAGGGAGCCGTGCCACTACAACACAa TAATATCAATGTTGGCATCTGCAAAAAGACGAAATGGGGGAGGAAAGCTGGAACCCTCCATAATACCTAAAAAGAAGCTCT TCCCCAGGGAAACTCTGAAAAAAGTAGATGCGGCCCATGTGAGAGACAACAGTCCGAAAAAAAGTCGGATGATGGAGGGATCTGACAGGAAGACCAGTCCAAAATCTACAGACAACCCTGAAAACACTTTGAAATACACTTCACCGGAACCTGGTTCTGGTGAAAAAAAAGCAGAGGGAGCCCACAAAGAGACTCTTACACCAAGTGACACACAATCAGAGAAGAGCACAGAAGCGTTTTCTCAAACGTGTCCAGATGAAGTAAAGAGAGCAGGTGTGGAGACATGCCATTGGATAAAGCAGGAGAAAATTGCTGAGATAATGGAGGAGGTAAAGAAAGCAGATGTGGAGAAAAGCCAGTTGATAAAGCAGGAGAAAATTGCTGAGATAATGGAGGAGGTAAAGAAAGCAGATGTGGAGAAAAGCCGGTTGATAACGCAGGAGAAAATGGATGAGATCATGGAGAAGGTAAAGGAGATAAAGAAGGAGATACCGGCGGAGTTGATGGAGATAAAGGAAGAGAATATGGAACTGTCTATATGGGAGATCATGGAACCCTGCCAGAACACAGACAATGGTGATAGAGCAGAGACAACGAAAAACAATAGAAAGAGGCAAAACAGCCCGTCTGAAAAATCACAAGAAAGCAAATGTGCTACTGAGGATGTGGAAAGAGAAATGGAGCATAAAAGGAAGAAGCTCAATTCCCATGAAGAGTCACCTTGTGAGGAATCCCAAACAGTGTCAAGCCGTGGACTAAATCTGGAGACCACCATCATCCAGAGAGCAAGTGGAAAACTAAGTCACAAGAGTACCAACGATAAAG TGTCCTCCTATGAGAACCACCAACAAGGACTGCAGCTGTGGCAGTACGTCAAGATGAACAACCGAGAGCCCATAGTGG GCTTAAACGCACTTCTTGAATGCGTCTGTGATCGACATGAGCCCATCTACCTCTGTAAGTGCTGCTCTCGGAAGTTCCCAGAGCCCAGTATCATCACCCACGTGACTGGACTTGACCATCAGAGGATGTATCTGCTG GGAACACAGGAAATCCAACCTCCAACAAAGAAGCgccagaagaggaagatgagaagtTTGGCTGCTTCGTTTGAGCAAGATAAAGGATATGGAGAGGCTCAG GTTATTTCACTGGATGAAGACGTTTTTGAGAGAATCTCAAAACAGAGCTTTTATTCAG CCATGGAGACTATAAAGGCACTTCTGGCAGTTCTGGCTCAGCAGGACAAACGGCATGAACCCACTTTAGCCCCAGCTTTGCCTGCTGCTCAACCTGAGCCGGCCTCAGTCACCGTTCATGCTGAACTTGAGTTTTACTCAGTGAAGGACACCATCCAG GTGATAGATATGGATATTGAGTCAGAAGATTCTGGGACAAAACCTTCATCAGTAACTGCCCCCATGTCTGTGATGACTGAAAGCACTCAAGATGCATCAAGTCCTCATGTGTCCAAAAGTGGGACAAACACTGCCAGATTGCATTGGGATTCCACAAGGAATAACTCAGTAGATAAAATCGCCCGAAACACAATAATGGAACGATTGAAATCATTAACCTCTTCAAAAGTAGTCGGGAAACTTCATACTGCAACGACTTTAGATTCTACAACTACTACCGCCACAAAATCCACGACAACCATCACCAAATCTACCTCCATTTCTTCCAAGTGTACTCCAGACTACACTAAACCGATAGCAACTGTCCGCAACCCTACAGCAGCCGCATCCAGCTGCACCAGAGCCCCCACCACATTGGGAGAAACGACCTACAAATGTGCTGCAGCCAAATCAGGTCCCACTGCAACCACCACTAAACCGACGACTGCCACCGTCTGCACTGTCAACCCCTCTAAGTACACAGCAGCCTCTCCCACACTGATGGGAAGCACGTCTACTTCTAACATCAGCATCTCCAGGACGGTCTCAACCACGAAATCCACAATGTTGACAAAACCGATGGAAGGCACACCTGGAGCAGCCACCAAAGCTATAATGACTTCATGTAGACCTTTACCAGCTTTTCAAGGCAGATCCACAGTGTtgcaaaaaaacacttttttaccCGCTTTACCTCCCAAATTTACAGTTACACCTCAAACTACAGTGACAAATGCAGCCGCTGCTACATTGACTCAAACATCACTTCAGTTTGAAAATATCAAAACCTCCACCAAGACTGTGCAGACGAAGAATTCAATGTCAAATGTTGATGCTGCACCACATATTCACAAGAGCATTGCCCCTGGCACTCCCACTGAGCCGTCACAGGCCTTCACAAACAAGGGAAACAAGAACCCTCCAAGACTTG GCTTAGACGAGGTGATCACAGTGACTTCTGGAAGCAAGAAGCAGATCTACTGTCAGCTGTGTTCCGTCAGGCTGAATGAATCCAGTCACCTCACCAGCAAGAGCCACGTGTATCAGTGTGTG AAAAAGAAGTACAGCGGGTTCCTCTCCGATATGTTGGAGTCGCCGAATAACTGGGCCATGGTGGTCGCAAACTTGGCTGAGCTGGAGAGGAAATGTGGAAACCGGAGGGGCCAG ACGATTGAAGTGACGGATGATGTCTATAATGAGCTGCGTGATCGCCTGGATGCCAAAACAG CTATAGAAAGACTGAAAACGATGCTGCATCAGGCCCCGCCCCCCTTTCCTGATGACGCTCCAGAATCATTGAGACCAAAACTTGCCCTCCCCAGTTCAT TGATTGACACACCTCAAGATGAAAAGCCAGAGCTTCTTACCAaccagcagccgcagcaggaGAACACCTGTATACCAGTCCAAGTCCAAGAGGAACCTGGTCGTGCATATCCTTGTGCCGCTTACTCAGAATCTGCATGCACCTTTGCCCAAACCCCTCATACACACCAAGGGACTCTTGAGAACAGACAGCTGCCGCAGGAGAGAAGTGACCCAGACACGGGTAAGACGCCACCTGTAATGTCCTCCAGCCCAGCCCagtcctcctcagctcctgtgAACACGGAGCAGCAGGACGCATCAAGACCCAGCGTCAAAGTAGAACATGTACCGACACCAGAGCCCGAGCAGCACAGTGCATCAGTGGTGCTCCCAAGCCTTTCAGTCG AAAGAAATCAGGGCTGCAGTTTTTCTACCACAATTGTTAACGCTAGACAGAAGGACTCTGAACCAATCATAG GTCTGGACAATGTGTGGGAGTGTCGAGGAATATCTGGGCATTTATTCTTCTTGTGCGAGAGCTGCGAGGAGACACTCTCCATCCATCACATTTTTCAACACCTGGTCAATATGGACCACATGCTCAAATACATG TGGAGGTCTTATCCACATTTTATGCTGCAATTCTGGCCGTTGAAGGATCTGGCTCAAGAAATCAAATTCAAGATTTTGAATGACGTCGTGGCGAAACTCTCAAAAAGAGACTTTTTCTACAAGGTAAATGAACGG CGTGTGCTGCTGGAAGCCGAGCTGTTTGAACGCATGCGGACGGCTCCATTCAGTGAAG CTTTTCAAACGGTGACAAGGATCATGAAAGAAGAGGAAAGCAGCGTTTTGTCTCTGCCAGTCAGTACTCAGCAGCAAAGTG ACAAATACCTTCTGACCAGAAAACGTCCAGCTGATTCATCTGTTGAAGCGCTGGTCACAGCAGACCCCCAACTCGAGGATCCTTTGCCAACCAAACGCACACGCAGCTCGTTGGCACCGCACAGTCAGCCTATCTCTGAACCAGCTCACAAGTACACTGTTAACCCTGCTGCAACCTTCACCCCCGTGTCTgtagaggagaaagaaacaggACCTGCTTGTGACAAGGAGAGGACTGTGAAAGGCTCAATGCTCGATGACCTTATAAAGCTGGTGCTGCAGAAGAAATCTGAGAATCAACTGTCCCCTTGTGGGTCAGCTCCCGGTCATGCCGACGCCACAACGTCCACTTCTGAAAGAGGTGTGGAAGGAAAATGGGCTTCAAGGTTTGAGCAGGCTGAAGTGAAAATGGAGGAAAAGGAATCACAATGGGTTTCACAGTATTCTTGGCTTGAAGCTTCGTTAAAAGATATTCCGCGCTCCGTTGAGTCTTCGGAGGGAATGTATCCAACAGCACCTTGCGTGGATATAAAGTACGAGCAGCAACACGTCATTCCAAAAGTTCTGTGTGACAACAGCTTATCTCCAAGGGGGCACTCACCGAGAGGACACCTTCTGTCCTCAGCAGCCGTCGGCACCACGCTACCCTCCATCGGCACTGCCCCCCCCGATGAACTACGGCACCAGACGAGCGCCGATGCTCATATGTTTGTAAACGTGAGCAAACTCCGGCCTCATCTCACCCATGTGGCCGCCAACTTGAACACGGGTCAGGTATCACAGCTACAAAGTAACACAACAGCTGACACCAGTAGTGTTTACACCATTAAACCCATCATAACTGCCAGGTCGGACCACACTAACCAGCCACCTATAGGTGGTTATCAAAAACAGGACCACACTGAGGTGAAGAGAGAAATTCAGAACGCTCACAGTTTGTCCACAGATCAAACTACAAACCCCAGCATCACCCCGGCAGCTCCAGGGGGATACGGACATTGTGTTTCTGAGAATGTCGCTGTTTGTGCAACCCCAGAGAACCTGTCTGTTTATCCTCCGGGATTATACCAACATGAAGGGCTCTACCCAGGTCAGAATAATCCAGAGCAGCAATCAGTTCAGGTGCGTTTTCCAAAATTTGGAAACTTTTTCGCGGCGCCACCACTCCCAGGACGGCTGAGCCTTGAtatgcaccagcagcagcagcaacagcagcaacagcagcagcagaagcaacagcagcaacagcaacagaagcagcagcatcaacagcaacagcagcagcaacagcaacagcagcaacagcagcagcagcaacagcagcagcagcagcagcagcagcagcatcaacagcaacagcaacaccagcagcagcagtttgcagAAGCCTGGCagaagcaacagcagcagcagcagcaacagcagaagTTTGCAGAAGCctggcagaagcagcagcagcagcagcagcagaagcaccagcagcagcaccagcagcaccagcagcagcagcaccagcaacagcagcagaggcagtgCTCCTCATTGACTAGTGCTACCTGGTCTGCTGGCGTTGGCAACGTGACGAATGAAGCTGTGAATTTCGGAGCAGCTCCTTTCACTCTTCTATCCAACAATTCACAAAGGCCAGCTGACCTGACCGCATCCAGCCCCAGCGGAGTCGCTCCAGGGCAGAGCATCAGCGACATGATGCCACGCTACTTTTACCAGGTTTACAACAGACCTCCAGCTTTTCAATATCCTCCCCCCAGCCAACAGTGA